The sequence AAATTTAACGATGGATGTATCGTTAATTTCTCTTTATTTAATAATAAGTTTTAATGGCACACTAATTTGAGTCTCGACCCAAAAAGAGAAGCATTGTGCTTCCCTTAGATTTTTTTGGTTGGTTTGCCTTCAATGATCAGGCTTTAGAATCGCAAAAATGGAATGCTTCATCAGCTATTGAAAGACATTCTGAACACTCTGTTTCAGTTGGTTTATAGCCATCATGAACGACGTCGTTCCTTATCTCCTTGAACCTAAGCAATTGCTTCACCAAGCCATCCACTTCTTTATTAAACAAATTTGGCAAAGCTTCGGTTATCACATCATGAATGCGCCCATACTTTTTGATCTTATTACCTTTAGCTCTGTAGACGTTTAGTAGGTTGTACAAAGACAGCTCAAGCGCAATGAATGACTCCAACACAGCCGCACAGTAATTATCTTGTTCATTCGCCATTTCATATGCCCGCATCAGAGTTACACGCCAGCTAGGAAAGTCCCCTGTCGTAAGGTAATGGGCAATGTGTCTAGTGCTTCTAGCACGGTTGAAGTTAGGCAATTCATGATCTGCTAGGTTCATCGATTGCAAAGAAGTGAACCTTTGAGCATCAGGCTCCCAATCATCGAACAGTTCACTGACTCGTTGATCGGGGTCTTTCTCCAAGTGTTGTTCGTTGTACGGCTTAAACCCAGTAACAATGTAGGGTTTAAAGCCAGTCATAAAGGCTACCTCCTTGATTGACGTGTCTAGTGTGGCGTAGCGATAGACCCTGATAAAGTGATTCAGGGCGTCTAAAGCTTTAATTTCTAAATCTTCGGAAAGGCCATCGGCTTCAACGGCAACACGCACAAGTGTGGTGATACTGGAGCTACTGAACTGTGTGTGCCCATTTTCAGTATCCATTAATAAACTAACATCAATTGAACCATCATCCCGCTGAACAGCGTTGCAAATCTGGTTGTCTCCAGTCTGTCGTGATGCTTCAAAATCATACTTGAAGCCCTCTGAGTTATCATGTTCAACTTTGATTATCCTGTCATTCACTGATAAGGTGTTTACGGAATTCATAGGCTTACCAATACCCACAACAAAACGCTCCCCTTCATAATCGAATGAAGCTTCACCGGGCAGAACTCGAATATTTCCAGGGTAAAAGAACTGAAATAGTGCACAACCTTTCAATGAAGCCTCCTAGAATCTATTTAACCTGAGCTCGGGATAAGAAATGTTGAACTAATAGCCCTCCAAGTGATCGGATCTTTCGACCAAAAGAAACCCCATCACACCAGAGGGCCTATCCATAAATTAGTGGAAGTGTTTTTCGATATCTATGATTTTTTTGCTTTTTTCATTCCTAAAGAGTTTATCGTGACACCCATTGTTAAATTTTGCAACGTAAAGACCGAATAGGGTGAAACAGGACATCCACAGTTTATCGAGATAAACCATTGTTAAATTTTGCTACGTAATAGAGTGAAACAGGGCATCCACAACGCTTTAATGCTTTAACTGACTAACAGACAACTCAAAAATCAAAGGAATACGGCATCCCCTCGGAGTTGCCGCAGGGCGAATAGACAAATTGCGTGAGTCTCGCCATGGATGGCGAGCTAGCTTTCGCAGGTGCAAGGACGCATCCTTCGGAAGCGATAGCAAATTTGGCAATGAGCACAAGGGGCTTTCAACTCCGTTGGGGGCGTCATGGAGCATCCAAGGAGGATAGGACGAGCAGTCCTCCTTGGTCGGGTGTGGGGTGAAGCCCCACGACTTTGACTTTTATTAAAAAAATCAAACAAAGTCTAGGTAAAACTCCATTAGCAAACATCCAACGCAGAATGGCGAATTCCAACTTATGGATCAGTCTAAGTGAATCAGATTCACCCATTACCAAGCTGCATCTTCAATTGAGCGTGTCACTGGAATGACTATGCTTAATCACTACCACCTGAATAGATAAATCAGCAGCGGAGCTCTACCCCAAACCATCCTTTCAATGAGAATAACTTTAGGTAGCGCCTGATCGCGGTTAGAATACTCACCCTGTTTTTCTTGGTTACTTTTTCGGAAACAATAATGTCCCATTCAGCGCTTAATTCTTTTGATGATTTTTACCAGCTTTTGGCTGACAGCTTGGCGAAGAATAGTCTGATCAAACTATTGTTGAGTAAGTACCGAGGGACAGATAAAAGCCTGCAGCGCATCACGATTCGGCCGATCAGTTTGCAAAATGAGCCTATGCTGTCGTTTGTGTATCAACACCAGACGAATCACATCACTAAAAACCTGAGTTATGACGAAGGGTTAGCCAGCATAAAACTGTTACTCGGTAGCGATTTTAAGAGTGCCCACTTAGCCACGGCAGAGGCAGAAGTTCAGCTTGAGATCAGCAAAAAAGGCAAAGTCCAAATCAGCACACATAACGTTAAACAAACCGTAGCTGCGCCGTTAGAACATGACCGTGAGAAAAAACGTTTTGTGGATATCGAACGTCCCTTCCTGACCAAGCTAGGTGTGACTGACAGCCAGCATAATGTGATCCCTGCGATGTCGCGTAAATGGAAGCAAATCAATAAATTTATTGAGGTTTTCAGCCAAGCACTCGAAGCCTCACCCCACAAGAATGACCAACCGATCAATGTGGTCGATTTTGGGTCTGGCAAAGGCTATCTCACCTTTGCAATCCATGACTACCTGCGCCACAGCCTACATAATGATGCGCAGGTGACTGGAGTAGAATTACGTCAAGCCTTAGCCGATTTATGTAATGAAACGGCGGCTACGCTGGATCATCAAGGATTGTCATTTGTCTGCGGCGATGTGAGAACCCATGCGCCTAAGCAAACCGATGTGATGATCGCGCTGCACGCCTGCGATATCGCCACTGACTATGCGATTCATTATGGTATCCGCGCCAATGCCGACATCATCATGTGTTCACCTTGCTGCCATAAACAAATTCGCCCGCAGATGCACAGCCCAGAATTGTTTAAACCTATGCTGCAATATGGGGTGCACATGGGCCAACAGGCTGAAATGGTGACAGATTCATTACGTGCGCTATTTTTGGAAGCCAATGGTTATGCGACTAAGGTGTTTGAATTTATCAGCCTAGAACATACCAATAAAAATAAGATGATTTTGGCCGTTAAAAAGTCGCAGCATAACCCGAAAGACAGCGCCGTAATACTCGCGCAAATTGCTGACATTAAAGCCTATTACGGTATCAAGGAACACTGCTTAGAAACCTTACTCGCGCAAACCCAAGCCGATTAACAGCCGGCGGTTTACTGGCAAAGCATTAGAACTTGGCACTCACCACAACCCCGTTGAAATTGAGGCAATCTTTAATTCTTTGCTGCTGAACCGCGCTAAGGGTGTCGATATCGTGGAAGGCGAACGCTGAGTGTTCGTGACTCAATTGGATCGGCAATGGCTCGTCTTCTACCCCATCTTTTGCCACTTCAGGCAACAGTAATTCGCATCGAAAAATAAAGGCTTGGGACTGATAGGCGCTGTGATAATACACACCGCTCAAATAGTTCACCCGCACACTTAAGCCTAATTCCTCTTGGCATTCACGCACCAAGGCCTCGTGAATCGTTTCGCCTGGTTCGAGTGCGCCGCCGGGTAAACCCCAAGCAAAATTACCGTAATTGGCCTTAAGCAACAGCACTTGTCCCAGCGCATTGGTAATAACCGCGTGGCTGCTCAATCTAAAGGTATCGTTAAAGGCCACTCAATTATCCTTGCATGTCTGTTCGGTACGAATTGAAGCTTCTTTCTGTGTCACGCCAACGCTTCGCACTCCTTAACTCTTTGCTTAAACCGCTTATAGCATCAATACCGATTTCACCGTTAAATATCTCGATGCTAATCCTTATTTCGCTGCTGTCCTGTTTTAACCATTTTTACGTGATTGGTTTTATCACAATTTGCCACGTAACTTAAGCGATTCGCCCTTTCACGACCTCTCACTGACCTTTAACTTAATCCCTCATGTTGACATAAATACCGCTAAGGCCAACACTCAATGGTGAATTTTCATACAAACATATAATGACACAACAGTGGGTTAGATAAGAGCAGTGCAACAACGCCAGTATCTGCCCTTCAGTTAAGATAAGGAATCATCTTGAATACTCTACTCCTTGGCAAAGGTGAGCAACAGGTTCACTTACATCTTAAATACGCTAATCGTCACGGACTCATTGCGGGCGCGACGGGTACGGGAAAGACAGTATCATTAATGAGTATCGCCGAAGGGTTTTCGCGCCAAGGCGTGCCAGTGTTTATCACAGATGTTAAAGGGGATATTTCTGGCCTAGCGATCATGGGTACACCCAGTGAAAAACTGTTACAAAGGGCGGCTAGCATTGGCATTGAGGATTATCAAAATGAGGCCAACCCTGTAGTATTTTGGGATTTAGCCGGTGTTCAAGGGCATCCTTTACGCACCACTGTCAGTGAAATGGGCCCGACCTTACTCAGCCGAATTTTAGAACTGAATGACACCCAAAGCAGTATTTTGGATATCGTCTTCCAACTGGCTGACGACCAAGGATTACTGCTGCTCGATTTAGATGATCTGCGTGCTATGCTGACACTGGTCGCTGATGAGCGCAAAGAAATCTCGGTTAAATATGGTCTGATCAGTGCCCAATCCCTCGCGGCGATTCAACGTGCCGTTTTAGGGTTAGAACGTGATGGTGGCAAAGACTTTTTCGGTGAACCAGCCTTACAGCTTGAAGATTTAATGCGTACTAATTTACAAGGGCGCGGCATCATCAATTTACTCGCTGCGAATAAACTGATTTTAACGCCACGTTTATATTCAAGTTTTCTATTATGGTTACTCTCCGAGCTATTTGAAAACCTGCCAGAGGTTGGCGATCTTGATAAACCTAAATTGGTGTTTTTTATTGATGAGGCACATCTCCTCTTCGAGGGTTGCCCGCCCAGTTTATTAAAGCGTATTGAGCAGATCATGCGCCTTATTCGCTCAAAAGGTGTTGGCGTTTATTTCTGCTCACAATTCCCTGATGATGTCCCCAATGAAATCCTCGGTCAATTAGGTAATCGTATTCAACATGCGCTGCGGGCCTATACGCCAAGGGATCAAAAGGCGGTCAAAACCGCCGCTGAAACTTTTGTCCCCAACCCTAAACTGGTTGTCAGCGAGGTGATATCTCAACTCGCAGTGGGTGAAGCCTTAGCCTCAATGCTTGCCGATAAGGGCGTACCCACTATGGTAGAGCGCGCCTTAATTGCTCCGCCCCGCTGTCGCATGGGGCCAGCAACGACTGAAGAACTAAAACAAATCCGCGCGCAGAGTCCAATTGGCGGTAAATACGATACGTTAGTCAACCGCGAATCGGCCTATGAATTACTCCACCAAAGACGAACAGAAAACACCGCGGCCACTAGCGCACCGATAATAGAAGCCACACCTCATCATCAGGCCGATGAACAAGGTTGGTTTAGCGAGCTTATTTTTGGAAATAAACGCCGACAAGGTTTAGCACAGACCCTTTCTAAACAGGCGGCGCGTACCGTTGGCAACCAATTAGGAAAACAAATTTTACGCGGGATACTCGGTGGCATATTAGGGAAGTCCTCCCGTTAGTTTGGTTATTGTGCAATACAGTGCCACCGATCGCATATTTTATAGACAAGTTAACACTACCATTAGCGCTAATTATTCTAAGCATGGAGTGGATCCTACTGCGGATTTCAGTGATAAGATTATTTTGCGAGTACAGCTCAAAGAGGCAAACAAATTCAAATAAATTATCAATGATTTTAAATGATTGTGATTTAAAAATGTTGTAATTCGAGATTTAACGTTTCGCTTTAATCAGGACATCATGGAATAGGTTCAATGCGTATGGCTTACATGATTAGCCTGATGAACAACCACAAAAGTACATGGAGTTAGCTATGAGTAAAGAGCAAAAAAATCGCAAAGAGTCCAAGAAGCAGCCGTTAATGTCTGCAAAAGAAAAAAGAGCAGCAAAACACGCTAAAAATGCTTCAAAAGGTTTCTTAGATAACACTAAATAGTGTCCTGTTATTAAAGGAGTCATCCTCAAATAACACAAATAGGGTTAACTTAGGTTAGCCCTATTTATTGCCTCAAACCAAACAGTAATCAAACCTCCGTTTTATCATGTAACAACTCCGCTATCGACTATAGCCTAATTGACCTTTTTTAGGTTTTATGCGGTTATATTAAGCTGATTATGCTATTCCCTACTCGAAAGAACCTATATAACACAATAAAAAACAAGGATATTTCAATATGAAAATCAACAAACATTTTGTCGCCATCGGTGTCGCAATCACACTCTCTCTCAGTGCTGCCACTATGGCCGCAGCCCCTGCATTTATCAACATACTCACAGGTGGAACTAGTGGTGTTTACTATCCTATAGGTGTGGCCTTGTCTCAACTCTATGGTAGTGGGATCGAAGGTGCTAAAACCTCTGTTCAAGCAACAAAAGCCTCTGTAGAAAATCTTAATCTACTGCAATCGGGTCGTGGTGAATTAGCTTTTGCATTAGGTGACTCAGTGTCAGCCGCCTACCAAGGTGATGTTGATGCAGGCTTTAATAAACCTTTAGATAAAATTAGAGTCATTGCCGCGGCTTACCCTAATTACATCCAAATTGTTGCCAATAAAGAATCGGGTATTAAAACCTTAGCCGATTTAAAGGGTAAGCGCATCTCCGTTGGCGCCCCTAAATCGGGGACAGAACTCAATGCCAGAGCCATTTTTAAGGCTGCTGGATTAAGTTACGCAGATATGGGGAAAGTTGAATTTTTACCCTATGCAGAATCCGTTGAATTGATCAAAAATCGTCAATTAGATGCAACGCTACAATCATCAGGTTTAGGTATGGCGGCAATCCGCGATCTCGCCGCTACTATGCCTATCAACTTTGTCGAAATTCCTGAGGATATCGTACTCAACATAAATAATCCTGCCTATCAACATGGTGTCATCCCCGCCTCAACCTACGAAGGTCAAACGACGGATGTGTCTACCGTTGCGATAGAAAATTTACTGGTAACCCATAATGGCGTCTCAGATGATTTAGCCTATCAAATGACTAAAATTATGTTCACGAATCTTGAACGTCTCGGCAATGCACACTCTGCAGCCAAAACCATTAACCTCGAAAATGCAACGAAAAATCTACCCATTCCACTACATCCTGGTGCTGAGCGTTATTACAAAGAAGTGGGCGCGCTCTAAATATTTTGTGCGACCTATTTACTAATACACATTGGGGATATTAACGACATTAATATCCCCAATGCTGCACCACCCTCTGTAGTCTAATGCTGTGAGGCATAATATGAGCGATCCACAACAAGGTTTGGGTGCCAATACTGGCGACTGGCCCAAGGCGCTGTTTTATACAGCTCTTATTTTCTCCATTTTTCAGATTATTACTGCTGCGTTTCATCCAGTATCCACCCAAGTATTGCGGGCAACCCATGTGGGCTTTTTGCTACTTGTGGTTTTTTTAAGTTATCCCGCTGTGGGGAAATCTCGGCCATGGCAGCCCTTAGCTTGGTTACTCGGCATTGCAGGCATGGCAACTGCGGCCTATCAATGGGTTTTTGAAGCTGATTTGATCCAACGCTCAGGCGAACTCACTGATGCGGATATGGTGATAGGTATTATTCTGATTGTCTTAGTATTTGAAGCTGCTAGACGGGTAATGGGTTGGGCACTCCCGATCATTTGTTGCATTTTTTTGGCTTACGGTTTATTTGGCCAATATCTTCCAGGTGAATTAATGCACCGTGGTTATGGAGTTGACCAAATAATCAATCAATTAGCCTTTGGGACTGAAGGGTTATACGGTACGCCAACCTATGTATCTGCAACGTATATTTTCCTGTTTATTCTGTTTGGAGCTTTTTTAGAACAGGCGGGAATGATCCGATTATTTACCGATTTTGCTATGGGATTATTTGGCCACAAACTGGGCGGCCCTGCAAAAGTTGCTGTGGTGTCATCCGCCATGATGGGCACTATTACGGGCTCAGGCGTTGCAAATGTGGTGACTACCGGACAATTTACGATCCCCCTAATGAAACGCTTTGGCTATCGTCCCGCATTTGCCGGTGGCGTTGAAGCAACCTCCAGTATGGGCAGCCAAATTATGCCGCCCATCATGGGCGCCGTCGCGTTTATTATGGCTGAAACCATTAACGTGCCCTTTATTGAAATTGCTAAAGCCGCACTGGTTCCTGCATTACTGTATTTCTGCTCCGTATTCTGGATGGTGCACTTAGAAGCCAAACGCGCCAATCTTTCAGGCTTACCTAAAGATCAGTGTCCCGATCCTTGGGCGGCAATAAAAGCGCGTTGGTATCTGCTTATCCCGTTGTTTATTTTAATTTACTTGCTATTTTCAGGCAGAACACCGCTATTCTCAGGCATGGTGGGTTTAGCACTTACCTCAATCGTGATTTTAGGTTCAGCAATCGTATTAAGGTTGCCATCAAAGGCGATGCGTTTTGCATTTTGGATAGCCTTAGGTGTACTTTGCGCTGGTTTTTTCCAACTCGGCATTGCCGTTGTATTTGCGGTTATCGCCCTATTAGTTGCGGTATGTTGGTTTATTAAAGGCGGCAAAGAAACCCTCGTTATCTGCTTGCATGCATTGGTAGAGGGTGCTCGTCATGCGGTGCCTGTGGGTATCGCCTGTGCCCTCGTAGGTGTCATTATCGGCATAGTGTCACTCACAGGTATAGCTTCTACTTTTGCCAGCTATATATTGGCCGTAGGGCAAGATAACCTCTTCCTATCACTTGTGTTAACTATGCTCACTTGCCTTGTTTTGGGCATGGGTATTCCGACTATCCCAAACTACATTATCACCAGCTCAATTGCCGCGCCTGCCCTACTGGATTTAGGCGTACCGCTGATTGTGTCCCATATGTTTGTATTCTATTTTGGCATTATGGCAGATCTAACTCCTCCAGTAGCGTTAGCTTGCTTTGCAGCGGCTCCCATTGCTAAGGAATCGGGGCTTAAAATTAGTCTATGGGCAATTCGTATCGCGATTGCAGGCTTTGTGATCCCTTTTATGGCGGTATACGACCCCGCCTTAATGTTACAAAGCGATAGCTGGTTAGCCACGGGATTTGTCGTGCTTAAAGCAACGGTAGCGATTGGTATTTGGGGCGTGATATTTACGGGTTTCCTGTTACAAAAACTCTATTGGTGGGAACGTCTTATCGGCTTCCTAGCCGGTGCAAGTTTAATTCTTGCTACCCCACTGAGTGATGAAATTGGCTTTGGTCTCGCACTCTTGTTTATCCTGCAACACAGTTGGCGCGCCAGAAAACTAAAACGCCTTATGGAACAAGGATAAGCCTTTGGGAGCATTAAAAATTAAAGGCACAAAGAGGGAAAAGAAATGCTAGGCCTATGTTTGGGCCTAGCGGGCACTCTGTGGGCACAAGTGCCCACAGATCATTTCACCTTGGCATGGCACCACAGCATAGAAAAAATCCGTTGGGAGGAAGATTATCGCGTTACCCCTAAAGGCTTGGTCTTAGTAGAAGCCAGAGTAAAAGGCACTGGTGCCGGAATGGAAATTCCCGATGAGGCTTATCTTATGGACGGTAGTTGGCATTATCATCCAACATTACCCATTTTGCCGACATTAAGATTAGGAAGAACCCCCGAAGCGGGTGACTATGACATCTGTATCGAAAGCCAGTGCAACGCCATGAGCCACTGGATTGGCGCTCCAACAAAGGAGGAAGCAATGGTTGAGCTATGGAGTTGTGGCGCTTTGCTTTAAAAATCAAATGAAAATACCCATCAGTTCAGACAGGTATTCCATCTTTTTTTCACGTATAGCGTGGTTTTAATCGTGGTGAAACAAGGGTAAAGCTAGGCTTGCTTATTTTTATATTTACGCTCAATTTCTCGAAGGCGAACATTAAAATCCTCGAGATGAGCCAGCATTTCAGCTTCGGCTTTATCTTCATCTTTAGCGACAACCGCCTCAACAATCACACTGTGCAACCCTAGAGGATGGATCTCATCTGTTGGTGGCTCATATTTCATCGTCTGATTACGTAATAAAATCAGTAAAGATTTAACAATGGCCTCTAAAAACCGATTACCCGACATTTCAGCTAATAAATAATGCACTTGTGAACGCAATGTAACGGTATCAGGGTAAGCACTGGTATCATTTTCATGGCGATCGGCTTCCAACAAGATTAAGGCTTGCTCTGGCGTGCAATTTTTAGCTGCCATCCTCGCCACTTGCGGCTCAATCAGCATACGCGCTTGGCATAGTTCGGGTAATGAGAGTTTCCCCATCATAAACAAATCGTGGCAAGCATCACTTAAGCGCTCGAAAGTTAAGTGCTTAACAAACGCACCGCCCGTAGCACCTTGACGAATCTCTACCAAACCTCCCGCTTCGAGGCTTTTAATTGCCTCCCTTATTACGGTACGGCTAACTTGAAATAGTTCGATCAATTCACGCTCGGAAGGCAGTTTATCACCCGCTTTATAATCACCGCCTAAAATAGCATTTTTGAGTTGTTGTCCAACTTCACTCGATGCTTTTATCTGCTTAATTGGCTTGAATATATGCACTTGATTATCCCGAATATGCTTAATGCGCCCATCTTACCATAAACCGACTCATTCACGCAGAAAAAGTATCCGCGTACATCCTATATTAGTGATTAAAAAACAAACACTTTTGTTGATCTACGTAACATCTGTACGAATTTCGTAACTTGTTTCCCATATTCATTCTTACCTCGTTGTGGATAAAGGTTATACGTCATACATTTCACCTAAAGATATTAAAAATGATCTTTTACCTAGCCTAGACATTTCAGCTCTGGGCTAACTTAATAAAATAAGGAAAATGATGATGAACAAATCTTATTTATCTGTGCTGGTACTATCAGCCTTAGCCATTCCTGCTATTGCGGATACCAGCATTGACCAAATGTTTAGCCAAGGTACGTTAAAAGGGGAATTTCGTTTATTTGATTTTACTCGTGACTTTGATAATACGACGAATACCAAACACGATACGTCATTTGGTGGCCTGTTTTATTACAATACAGCTAAAGTAAATGGTATTAGTTTTGGCACTAGCTTCGCATCTGCAAATCCAGTTTGGACGAATGATTCTGATGATGTCTACGGCCTAGTTGCACGTGATGCCAAAGGAGATCATGACAACGTAAACCGCTTACAAGAATATTTTGTTCAAGGTGAATGGTGGAATACAAAACTTAAATTAGGTGCCCAAGAACTGCGCACTCCAATGATGAATCCCCATGATATTCGCGCTATTCCACGTACTTTCCGTGGTTTTTCAGCAGAAAATAAAAGTGTTGATAATCTGACACTTTCTGCACTCTATATCACCGACTCTATGGGTTGGTCCGATAATAGCTTTATTTCTGTAAAAGACGCGGTACAAAACGAATTAGCAAGGGCTGGTGTTATCGCCGATGTCGCGGATAATCCAGTGTATGCCCTTGGCGCCAAGTATCAACTTCCCTTTGAAACCATTAAAACTGAAGTCGATCTCTGGCACTACCGCATGGAAGATGTTTTCAATCAAACCTATGCCAAAGTGAAGTTATCCAGTCAATTAGGTGCAACCAACGTTTATTTAACACCCTCCTATTTAACGCAAGAAGCAA is a genomic window of Shewanella putrefaciens containing:
- a CDS encoding class I SAM-dependent methyltransferase; translation: MSHSALNSFDDFYQLLADSLAKNSLIKLLLSKYRGTDKSLQRITIRPISLQNEPMLSFVYQHQTNHITKNLSYDEGLASIKLLLGSDFKSAHLATAEAEVQLEISKKGKVQISTHNVKQTVAAPLEHDREKKRFVDIERPFLTKLGVTDSQHNVIPAMSRKWKQINKFIEVFSQALEASPHKNDQPINVVDFGSGKGYLTFAIHDYLRHSLHNDAQVTGVELRQALADLCNETAATLDHQGLSFVCGDVRTHAPKQTDVMIALHACDIATDYAIHYGIRANADIIMCSPCCHKQIRPQMHSPELFKPMLQYGVHMGQQAEMVTDSLRALFLEANGYATKVFEFISLEHTNKNKMILAVKKSQHNPKDSAVILAQIADIKAYYGIKEHCLETLLAQTQAD
- a CDS encoding NUDIX hydrolase, whose protein sequence is MAFNDTFRLSSHAVITNALGQVLLLKANYGNFAWGLPGGALEPGETIHEALVRECQEELGLSVRVNYLSGVYYHSAYQSQAFIFRCELLLPEVAKDGVEDEPLPIQLSHEHSAFAFHDIDTLSAVQQQRIKDCLNFNGVVVSAKF
- a CDS encoding helicase HerA-like domain-containing protein, whose protein sequence is MNTLLLGKGEQQVHLHLKYANRHGLIAGATGTGKTVSLMSIAEGFSRQGVPVFITDVKGDISGLAIMGTPSEKLLQRAASIGIEDYQNEANPVVFWDLAGVQGHPLRTTVSEMGPTLLSRILELNDTQSSILDIVFQLADDQGLLLLDLDDLRAMLTLVADERKEISVKYGLISAQSLAAIQRAVLGLERDGGKDFFGEPALQLEDLMRTNLQGRGIINLLAANKLILTPRLYSSFLLWLLSELFENLPEVGDLDKPKLVFFIDEAHLLFEGCPPSLLKRIEQIMRLIRSKGVGVYFCSQFPDDVPNEILGQLGNRIQHALRAYTPRDQKAVKTAAETFVPNPKLVVSEVISQLAVGEALASMLADKGVPTMVERALIAPPRCRMGPATTEELKQIRAQSPIGGKYDTLVNRESAYELLHQRRTENTAATSAPIIEATPHHQADEQGWFSELIFGNKRRQGLAQTLSKQAARTVGNQLGKQILRGILGGILGKSSR
- a CDS encoding TAXI family TRAP transporter solute-binding subunit, with amino-acid sequence MKINKHFVAIGVAITLSLSAATMAAAPAFINILTGGTSGVYYPIGVALSQLYGSGIEGAKTSVQATKASVENLNLLQSGRGELAFALGDSVSAAYQGDVDAGFNKPLDKIRVIAAAYPNYIQIVANKESGIKTLADLKGKRISVGAPKSGTELNARAIFKAAGLSYADMGKVEFLPYAESVELIKNRQLDATLQSSGLGMAAIRDLAATMPINFVEIPEDIVLNINNPAYQHGVIPASTYEGQTTDVSTVAIENLLVTHNGVSDDLAYQMTKIMFTNLERLGNAHSAAKTINLENATKNLPIPLHPGAERYYKEVGAL
- a CDS encoding TRAP transporter permease, whose product is MSDPQQGLGANTGDWPKALFYTALIFSIFQIITAAFHPVSTQVLRATHVGFLLLVVFLSYPAVGKSRPWQPLAWLLGIAGMATAAYQWVFEADLIQRSGELTDADMVIGIILIVLVFEAARRVMGWALPIICCIFLAYGLFGQYLPGELMHRGYGVDQIINQLAFGTEGLYGTPTYVSATYIFLFILFGAFLEQAGMIRLFTDFAMGLFGHKLGGPAKVAVVSSAMMGTITGSGVANVVTTGQFTIPLMKRFGYRPAFAGGVEATSSMGSQIMPPIMGAVAFIMAETINVPFIEIAKAALVPALLYFCSVFWMVHLEAKRANLSGLPKDQCPDPWAAIKARWYLLIPLFILIYLLFSGRTPLFSGMVGLALTSIVILGSAIVLRLPSKAMRFAFWIALGVLCAGFFQLGIAVVFAVIALLVAVCWFIKGGKETLVICLHALVEGARHAVPVGIACALVGVIIGIVSLTGIASTFASYILAVGQDNLFLSLVLTMLTCLVLGMGIPTIPNYIITSSIAAPALLDLGVPLIVSHMFVFYFGIMADLTPPVALACFAAAPIAKESGLKISLWAIRIAIAGFVIPFMAVYDPALMLQSDSWLATGFVVLKATVAIGIWGVIFTGFLLQKLYWWERLIGFLAGASLILATPLSDEIGFGLALLFILQHSWRARKLKRLMEQG
- a CDS encoding DUF1850 domain-containing protein codes for the protein MLGLCLGLAGTLWAQVPTDHFTLAWHHSIEKIRWEEDYRVTPKGLVLVEARVKGTGAGMEIPDEAYLMDGSWHYHPTLPILPTLRLGRTPEAGDYDICIESQCNAMSHWIGAPTKEEAMVELWSCGALL
- a CDS encoding FadR/GntR family transcriptional regulator — encoded protein: MHIFKPIKQIKASSEVGQQLKNAILGGDYKAGDKLPSERELIELFQVSRTVIREAIKSLEAGGLVEIRQGATGGAFVKHLTFERLSDACHDLFMMGKLSLPELCQARMLIEPQVARMAAKNCTPEQALILLEADRHENDTSAYPDTVTLRSQVHYLLAEMSGNRFLEAIVKSLLILLRNQTMKYEPPTDEIHPLGLHSVIVEAVVAKDEDKAEAEMLAHLEDFNVRLREIERKYKNKQA
- a CDS encoding OprD family outer membrane porin, whose translation is MMNKSYLSVLVLSALAIPAIADTSIDQMFSQGTLKGEFRLFDFTRDFDNTTNTKHDTSFGGLFYYNTAKVNGISFGTSFASANPVWTNDSDDVYGLVARDAKGDHDNVNRLQEYFVQGEWWNTKLKLGAQELRTPMMNPHDIRAIPRTFRGFSAENKSVDNLTLSALYITDSMGWSDNSFISVKDAVQNELARAGVIADVADNPVYALGAKYQLPFETIKTEVDLWHYRMEDVFNQTYAKVKLSSQLGATNVYLTPSYLTQEATGDKTGGSLDTYQYGFHLGAKFAGTDITYIYAKTGDDTVLTPWGDEKVVIQQVNQSARADEEVNALKVAYDFEKVGMSGLEAYAFYGQYDVPTGTAKDFNETNFSITYKFSGALSGLGLRARYAMIDVDQGEDYDDLRLYITYKFVLGQ